In Daucus carota subsp. sativus chromosome 4, DH1 v3.0, whole genome shotgun sequence, one DNA window encodes the following:
- the LOC108216384 gene encoding uncharacterized protein LOC108216384: protein MGDEKDAFYVVRKGDIVGLYKNSADVQALLMCDPSITVFKGYSLPKETEAYLNSRGLKNSICSIGASSVKTDLFGPLAVCPFQQPASDKEKAVQMNSSEKRLQHGAGGSNPFSSPQQNQPRRENAMAVPPVSSYCTFILEFDGASKGNPGQAGAGVVLRAANGSLVYRLREGLGIATNNVAEYRSLILGLKVALQKRITHISVKGDSKLVCMQIQGLWKTKNQNMADLCKVAKELKDKFTWFEINHVEREWNPEADAQANLAVYLPEGEIQEECERK, encoded by the exons ATGGGTGATGAAAAGGACGCCTTTTATGTTGTGAGGAAGGGGGACATTGTGGGTCTATACAAGAATTCTGCTGACGTTCAAGCCCTTCTC ATGTGTGATCCTTCTATTACTGTGTTCAAAGGATATTCTCTTCCCAAAGAGACTGAGGCATACCTGAATTCACGTGGTCTTAAGAATTCTATTTGTTCCATTGGCGCCTCCAGTGTGAAAACTGATCTTTTTGGCCCGCTTGCTGTGTGCCCTTTTCAG CAACCAGCTAGCGATAAAGAGAAAGCAGTGCAGATGAATTCTTCAGAAAAGAGGCTGCAG caTGGTGCGGGGGGATCAAATCCATTCTCAAGCCCTCAGCAAAATCAACCAAGAAGAGAGAATGCCATGGCTGTTCCACCAGTTTCTTCTTATTGT ACCTTTATTCTTGAGTTTGATGGTGCATCAAAGGGAAATCCTGGTCAAGCTGGTGCTGGAGTTGTTTTGCGTGCTGCAAATGGAAGCCTG GTTTATCGGCTCCGTGAAGGTTTGGGCATTGCAACTAATAATGTTGCAGAATATCGATCTCTGATATTAGGATTGAAGGTAGCTCTGCAGAAGAGGATTACACATATAAGTGTGAAAGGAGATTCTAAACTTGTCTGTATGCAG ATTCAGGGTCTGTggaaaactaaaaaccagaaCATGGCTGACTTATGCAAGGTGGCTAAGGAGCTCAAAGACAAATTTACATGGTTTGAGATCAATCATGTTGAAAGG GAGTGGAACCCGGAAGCTGATGCTCAAGCCAATCTTGCTGTTTATCTCCCAG AGGGTGAAATTCAAGAAGAATGCGAGCGGAAATAG